The nucleotide sequence TGAGTCCGCGTGACTTAAAGGCCTATAAAATTTACGAAGGAGAAAATATTGAGCTAGAATTTGAAGGTGGCGTCAACGTAAACGGCGAAATAATTACCGGAACCAGAAACCTACAAGGAAAAATAGTACTCATAAGCTTTAAAAATTGCACTGTAAAATACGAAGATCAAGTTTTATTTAAACCGGAATGGGGGCGATACGATATGGCCGTAGGTAAAGAAGTAGTCTCTGCATTTGCAGGACCTGCAGATCATCACTCGTTCGATTTAGTTACCCACAAAACAAGTTCTAGTGCAATTAAATCTGAGAAAACATCGGAACGCAAAGAGTTAGAAGATTTATATGAAGCCGTTCGTAATGTTAGAGAAGGAAAAAATACAAAATTCAGTATTCAGGCAGTTTTTGATATTCTGAAAAAAGATCATCAGGAAGATTGGTTACTAAGCACTGAAATTTATGAACTTGCTTTAGAACATGATGAAGATTTGGCTGAAAGAACAAAAGAGCATCTAAAAGACCTTCAGCAAAAAAGACCAAAAATAGCGCATCTAATCGAAGACGGATTCGCTATGGCTAGGCATAAACTGGCTCCTAAAATCTAAAGTTTGATATCCTGTAGATCGTTTTGAGAGGTTACCGGCATGTCATTATATTCTAAGGTCCAGCCCATGGTACTTGTTAGGATATAGATTTTTGACAATTCGCTTACCAACCTGTTTTGAGCGTTCGTTTTAATACTGGAAGCCTCTATTTTTTTCTTTAAAGAAGCGGTCACTTTCTTTTTGATCTTATTGTGATCTGAAGCTTCAAATTGATTTAGATAATCCTGGGTAACATCGTAATATTGAATATCCGGATAAATATTAAGCTCTTCTTTTGGGATACTCTTTATAATGACACGCTTGTTTTCCTCATCGATTTCAGTTTCAAGCTGACTTAGATCATAGCTTACCGTTACTTTCGCATTAACTACAATTAGCGCTTTCTTTCTTGCCGAAAAGACATCTAAATAAAACTTTTTGGAATCTTTATATGACCAAACCTGAGAGAAATCACCTTCGGTAACGACCAGTTTTCCCACATTCTTAATCTGTTCCTGTATTAACTGTGAGTTTTGGGTTAACTGCGCTTTTTCATCTTGATAATCTTTGTAAGATCGATAACCAAAGAATATAAGCACAATCACTACAACAGCGATTAAGAACTTTTTCATTTAATAAAAGTTAGAATTAGGAAATTAAAGATAAGGATTTAAAAATAGGAAAGTGTTATAAAAAACTTATGGACGGCCCCACCCGTCCATAAGAGTAAAATTTCTAAAATCTACCCCAAACAAATTTTAGAAAAGAAAGTTTAATTAATCATCGTATTCTTTATGGCGAATACTTCAATCAATAAATTAGAATTAATTTACAGTGCGTAATTTACGATTATTTTGTAATATTCAAAATATATATCGTTTAATTTTATTACATAGCAGTATAATTGGCTTTTAAAATAATAAATTCAGAATTTAATAGTTGGATTTTTATCCTGTAATTTTTTAATTTTTAGCTGAAGTTTGTCAAGAAATTCGCGATGTTTCGGGCTAGTTTCATCAAACGGGCGATGACTTAAACCTTTCTGAATAGTATTTATTTCTTTCATTATTGGATAAACTTTCGCATCTATCCACGCTTCTTTGAATTTATCCCAAACATAATCTATTGCTATTTCAGAAAGATGAATCATGTCTTTTCCATAAAAACGATAATCCCGCAACTCGTCCATTACAATCTCGTAACTCGGAAAATATGTCGTTTTTTTATCGAATTTCAATTTCATTTCTTCGCGATATGAATGCAAACCCGAAATAAGATTCGCCTTGCTACGCTGATTTTCTACAAAACCATCCTTCAAATGCCGGACCGGTGAAACGGTAAAGATCACTTTAGCTTTAGGATTAAGCTTCCAGATGATTTTCGAAATTTCAGTAAGACTTTCTTTAATTTCTTCCGCAGAAAAAATCTTTTTACTGAAATTAGATTGCGCTACTTTATGGCAATTCGCGACCAAACGATTATCAGAGTTTAAAATATAGCCCCAAGACGTCCCTAAAGTAATTATCACATGTGAACTTTCTTGCAGAAAAGCTCGAGTGGATGCTAAGGTATTATTCAAATTATAAATCATCTCTGAACGATCAGAATGATTCATTTGAGAGTGAACATCAAAACACGAACATTGATTATTTAGCTGAAAAATGTCTTTCTCTGAATATTCATAATTTTCATCTATTCTTTGGAAGAGCTGAAGTAATGCTAAAGGATTAAAAATGATCCCAAACGGATTCTGAATGACACGAAACTTATAATACTGAAGTTTATCTCCAATATTTTCTACAAAACAAGAACCAAATAAAGATATTTTAGCTTCGTAATCGATCTTTGGAGACTGATTTTTAATCGGTACAATTGTCCTAAAATCCATAACTATTGTAAATAATAAAGGCGTACAGAATTAATCCTTCCGTACGCCTATCTTTTTCATAAAAGAAAGATACTAAATTTCTTAGAATCTTGTTATTCGATATATTTTTTAGCTTCAGCTAAAGCTTCTGGTATTCCTGCAGGTTTTTTACCACCTGCAGTTGCAAAGAAAGGCTGGCCACCGCCACCTCCCTGGATATGCTTACCAAGCTCACGAACAATTGTTCCCGCATTTAAGTCTTTGCTAGCAACTAACTCTTTAGAAACATAGCAAGAAAGTAATGCTTTTCCTTTTTGCTCGGTTCCAAAAAGAAGGAATAAATTATCGATCTCTCCACCCAATTGAAAGGCTAGATCTTTAATTCCGCCGGCATCTAAATCTACTTGTTTTGCTAAAAAGTGAACTCCGTTTATTTCCTGAATCTCATTTTTGATCTCAGATTTTAGGTTTTTGGCTTTTTCTTTCAGTAAAGCTTCTACTTGCTTTTTAAGCTCAGCATTTTCATCTTGTAATACTGAAATTGCTTTTACTGGATCTTTGGCATTTTTCAACAATCCCTGAACCTCTTCTAATATTTCAGTTTTAGTATTAAAATAGTCTCTTACTGCTTCCCCGGTGATCGCTTCGATCCTACGAATCCCTGAAGCTACTGCACTTTCTCCGGTAATTTTAAAATACCAGATATCGGCGGTATTATTTACGTGCGTACCACCACAAAGTTCCATAGATTCTCCAAAACGAATCGCACGAACACTATCGCCATACTTCTCTCCAAAAAGTGCAATCGCACCTTGATCTAAAGCTTCTTGGTGAGCGATATTTCGTTGTTCTTCAAGTTTTAAGTGTTGCTGAATACGCTCGTTTACAAACTGCTCTACATGCTCTATTTCTTCGGAAGAAAGTTTGCTAAAATGACTAAAATCGAAACGCAAATAATTAGGTTGCACCATAGAACCTTTTTGCTCTACGTGCGCTCCCAGTATTTGTCGTAACGCCTGATGCAGTAAGTGTGTGGCGGTATGATTTGCCGCTGTTTTTGCACGAGCAGCTGCATCTACTATTGCGGTAAACTCTGCTGAAACATCTTTAGGCAATTTCTTAGCAAAATGGATAATCTGGTTACTTTCTTTCTTAGTATCGAGAATGCTTATTTTTTCCTCACCAAGTTTCAAATATCCTTTATCGCCAACCTGCCCACCACCTTCTGGATAAAAAGGTGTTTTAGTAAATACTATTTGATAAAGCGCTCCTTGCTTTTTCGTTTCTACTTTACGGTATTTGGCGATTTTGACCTTAGTTTCTAATTCATCATAACCTACAAAAGCATCTTCATCTACCTCAGTAATTTCTTCCCAATCTCCAGAGGTTACCTGGGTTGCAGCTCTAGAGCGTTCTTTTTGCTTTTTAAGTTCTGCTTCAAATTCAGCAATATTTAAACTAAGTCCTTTTTCTTTTAAAATAAGCGCAGTCAAGTCGATCGGAAATCCAAAAGTATCATATAATTCAAAAGCTTTCACTCCTGAAATTTCTTTGCCTTTAGATTCGGTTACAATATTGTCTAACATCACCAATCCCTGTTCTAAAGTTCGAAGAAAAGAAAGCTCTTCTTCTTTAATCACATTTTGGATAAGCTGTTCTTGTTTTACCAACTCTGGGAAAGCTTCTCCCATTTGAGTTTTAAGTCTATCTACTAATTTGTAGATAAAAGGTTCTTTAGTATTTAAAAAGGTGAAACCGTACCGAATCGCACGACGCAAAATTCTACGAATCACATAACCGGCTCCCGTATTACTTGGCAATTGCCCATCTGCTATACTAAAAGCTACGGCACGAACGTGATCAGCAATCACACGAATGGCGATATTAATTTCTTCAGATTTACCGTAAGTTGAATTAGTGATCTTTTCTATCTCGGCGATAAGTGGTGTAAAAACATCGGTATCGTAGTTGGATTGTTTTCCTTGCATGACCATACAAAGACGCTCGAATCCCATACCGGTATCGATATGCTTAGCAGGTAATTCTTCTAAAGAACCATCTGCTTTTCGGTTAAATTGCATAAAAACCAGGTTCCATATTTCTACAACCTGCGGATGATCGGCATTTACCAATTCTCTACCCGATTTTTTGGCTTTCTCTTCAGCAGAACGTATATCTACATGAATTTCTGAACAAGGCCCACATGGCCCCTGATCGCCCATTTCCCAAAAGTTATCTTTTTTATTTCCGTAGATAATTCGGTCTTCAGGAACAATTTTTTTCCAAAATTCTAAAGCTTCGGTATCTAAACCAACACCGTCTTCTTTACTGC is from Zunongwangia endophytica and encodes:
- a CDS encoding GSCFA domain-containing protein; the encoded protein is MDFRTIVPIKNQSPKIDYEAKISLFGSCFVENIGDKLQYYKFRVIQNPFGIIFNPLALLQLFQRIDENYEYSEKDIFQLNNQCSCFDVHSQMNHSDRSEMIYNLNNTLASTRAFLQESSHVIITLGTSWGYILNSDNRLVANCHKVAQSNFSKKIFSAEEIKESLTEISKIIWKLNPKAKVIFTVSPVRHLKDGFVENQRSKANLISGLHSYREEMKLKFDKKTTYFPSYEIVMDELRDYRFYGKDMIHLSEIAIDYVWDKFKEAWIDAKVYPIMKEINTIQKGLSHRPFDETSPKHREFLDKLQLKIKKLQDKNPTIKF
- the alaS gene encoding alanine--tRNA ligase; the encoded protein is MKSQEIRKSFLEFFKAKSHSIVPSAPMVLKNDPSLMFTNAGMVQFKEFFLGNSVPKNTRVTDSQKCLRVSGKHNDLEEVGHDTYHHTMFEMLGNWSFGDYFKEEAINWSWELLTQKFNIDKESLYVSVFEGSKEDGVGLDTEALEFWKKIVPEDRIIYGNKKDNFWEMGDQGPCGPCSEIHVDIRSAEEKAKKSGRELVNADHPQVVEIWNLVFMQFNRKADGSLEELPAKHIDTGMGFERLCMVMQGKQSNYDTDVFTPLIAEIEKITNSTYGKSEEINIAIRVIADHVRAVAFSIADGQLPSNTGAGYVIRRILRRAIRYGFTFLNTKEPFIYKLVDRLKTQMGEAFPELVKQEQLIQNVIKEEELSFLRTLEQGLVMLDNIVTESKGKEISGVKAFELYDTFGFPIDLTALILKEKGLSLNIAEFEAELKKQKERSRAATQVTSGDWEEITEVDEDAFVGYDELETKVKIAKYRKVETKKQGALYQIVFTKTPFYPEGGGQVGDKGYLKLGEEKISILDTKKESNQIIHFAKKLPKDVSAEFTAIVDAAARAKTAANHTATHLLHQALRQILGAHVEQKGSMVQPNYLRFDFSHFSKLSSEEIEHVEQFVNERIQQHLKLEEQRNIAHQEALDQGAIALFGEKYGDSVRAIRFGESMELCGGTHVNNTADIWYFKITGESAVASGIRRIEAITGEAVRDYFNTKTEILEEVQGLLKNAKDPVKAISVLQDENAELKKQVEALLKEKAKNLKSEIKNEIQEINGVHFLAKQVDLDAGGIKDLAFQLGGEIDNLFLLFGTEQKGKALLSCYVSKELVASKDLNAGTIVRELGKHIQGGGGGQPFFATAGGKKPAGIPEALAEAKKYIE
- a CDS encoding DUF4230 domain-containing protein; protein product: MKKFLIAVVVIVLIFFGYRSYKDYQDEKAQLTQNSQLIQEQIKNVGKLVVTEGDFSQVWSYKDSKKFYLDVFSARKKALIVVNAKVTVSYDLSQLETEIDEENKRVIIKSIPKEELNIYPDIQYYDVTQDYLNQFEASDHNKIKKKVTASLKKKIEASSIKTNAQNRLVSELSKIYILTSTMGWTLEYNDMPVTSQNDLQDIKL